The Rhinolophus sinicus isolate RSC01 linkage group LG09, ASM3656204v1, whole genome shotgun sequence genome includes a window with the following:
- the PURB gene encoding transcriptional regulator protein Pur-beta: MADGDSGSERGGGGGPGGFQPASRGGGEQETQELASKRLDIQNKRFYLDVKQNAKGRFLKIAEVGAGGSKSRLTLSMAVAAEFRDYLGDFIEHYAQLGPSSPEQVAAAAAEEGGGPRRALKSEFLVRENRKYYLDLKENQRGRFLRIRQTVTRGGGPAPGGLQSGQTIALPAQGLIEFRDALAKLIDDYGGDDDELAGGPGSGAGGPGGGLYGELPEGTSITVDSKRFFFDVGCNKYGVFLRVSEVKPSYRNAITVPFKAWGKFGGAFCRYADEMKEIQERQRDKLYERRGGDESEGEEGDED; the protein is encoded by the coding sequence ATGGCGGACGGCGACAGCGGCAGCgagcgcggcggcggcggcgggcccgGCGGCTTCCAGCCCGCGTCCCGCGGCGGCGGCGAGCAGGAGACGCAGGAGCTGGCCTCGAAGCGGCTGGACATCCAGAACAAGCGCTTCTACCTGGACGTGAAGCAGAACGCCAAGGGCCGCTTCCTCAAGATCGCCGAGGTGGGCGCGGGCGGCTCCAAGAGCCGCCTCACGCTGTCCATGGCCGTGGCCGCTGAGTTCCGCGACTACCTGGGCGACTTCATCGAGCACTACGCGCAGCTGGGCCCCAGCAGCCCCGAGcaggtggcggcggcggcggccgaggAGGGCGGCGGGCCGCGGCGCGCGCTCAAGAGCGAGTTCCTGGTGCGCGAGAACCGCAAGTACTACCTGGACCTCAAGGAGAACCAGCGCGGCCGCTTCCTGCGCATCCGCCAGACGGTGACGCGCGGCGGCGGCCCGGCGCCCGGCGGCCTGCAGAGCGGCCAGACCATCGCGCTGCCCGCGCAGGGCCTCATCGAGTTCCGCGACGCGCTGGCCAAGCTCATCGACGACTACGGCGGCGACGACGACGAGCTGGCGGGCGGCCCGGGAAGCGGCGCGGGGGGCCCCGGGGGCGGCCTGTACGGGGAGCTCCCGGAGGGCACTTCCATCACGGTGGACTCGAAGCGCTTCTTCTTCGACGTGGGTTGCAACAAGTACGGCGTGTTCCTGCGCGTGAGCGAGGTGAAGCCGTCCTACCGCAACGCCATCACCGTGCCCTTCAAGGCCTGGGGCAAGTTCGGGGGCGCCTTTTGCCGGTATGCGGATGAGATGAAGGAGATCCAGGAGCGGCAGAGGGATAAGCTTTATGAGCGACGCGGCGGAGACGAGTctgagggtgaggagggggaTGAGGATTGA